DNA from Tachypleus tridentatus isolate NWPU-2018 chromosome 8, ASM421037v1, whole genome shotgun sequence:
TTCGCAGCAAAGCTTGTTgggatttatttactttttattgtctTGCAGTTTATATGTTCATGAAATGGGTAAATTTTGCAGTCGGAGTAAGGTGGAATGCGAATTTTACGGTGTTGTAAGATTAAAGTAttcaatatatattgtttcataacaaaaaatatttgaaagttaattgCTTCCGTGAGTGAATATTGAAGTTTCCAAATGAATTAAACGTACAGTATTTTAAGTCATTAATGTTTCGTAAAGGTAAGTGTAAGATTTACGTTTCTCTTTTACAGTAATTCTAGCACTGTTTGTAGTGTTACTTAAGTTACGGTGATAGGGTTACCTGGCGTTTGTCGTATTATCTAATTCTGAATTGTCCACGAATGTTTACTATCTAAACAACGAGGCCTGTTTCTGGagctcagtttcattgtacaatGTTGGTAATGCCCTGTTTATCTCGTTCtgtattaatgttgttgttgtttttataatgctTCCAGCTGGTTTAAACGTTATTATTATCATCAGGAAAGTTAGTAACAATTTTGTAATATAAGATTACCaattaaaatttatgataattttaacgTTACAGATTTAATATTAAACAGCATACTCAGTGACAGTGAAAATAATATTGCGATTCTTAGGTGATTTAACATTAAATCATATAATCGGCAAATTAAAATTGAGAGGCTTACGTTTATGATTTATAgttattcttaaattttaattttaggccTATCGTCTTGAACTTGCTATGTCTAATACCGATTATCTTGTGCGTATAAAAGAAGAGCCAAGTACTTCGAGGTCATCTATATGTTTTGTGTGTGGTAAAGATGGAGTTAAGCAGAGTCTTTATTCTAAACCAAGACAACAAGGAATTGAACACCATCCCCCTCCTCAAGGAGCCAATCCAGTTGGACCTGATGGTATTGTGTCTGCTTGTTTGTTGTGTTATTCTTTTTTGGCTTAAAAGATTTGATAATGAACCATTTGCTGGTTTGGAACAAGACAAGCATGTAGAACAGgagttcccaaccttttggcactcgcaacttgaaaatgtaattgatgaaataaaattaatgttatcccaagctacttctaacaaggctatgcggctcccctgccaaggcttcacGACCCCCTGTGGGGTCGCGACCCAccagttgggaacccctgatataGAATATGCTGTAAACATTTTTGATCTTAGCTCAAAAACCCCACCTACAAATAGTTTGAAACTTGATCTTGCAGAACAGTTACCCAGTATTATGTCTAATGTGACAGACAGTGTAACTGCAATAAAGTAAAAGATCTGAAATAGAATATGGAATTATCTCGGAAGATAACAAAGCACTTGATCTCAGTGTCTTGGTTCGATCTTCCAGAAACTCTGAAGTCAGACTGTCAGCAGaaaatagtaatgttaatgtGCGTTTTGACTGTGGAGATTGTTGTTCTAAGGATAGTTTAATTGACATTTTTACTAAACCTATTTCAAATTGCCCATTTTTCCTAGCTAAGCACAGCATAGAGCACCCTTGGGTGCAAAACCAGTAGATTCATCAGGAAAAATTGAAGTATATAAAGTTTGTCACCAACACTTACTTCAACAGTGGGACTTGTATCAACGTTATAATGTTAATCATACTGAACAAAATCTTAAAGTAAAGGAAGCTACATTTTCTGGTAGTCGTGCTGTTTCACAGAAACCTGTTACTTCACGAGATTCCTCTAATTCTTCTATGGACCAGCAAGAATTTACTTGCTTTCTTTGTGGTTTTCGTAATATATAGGAAGAGATTCAAGTTGTATTCTCATGTCCAACCAATAACAAAGAAccatattttacatttcttaggAAGATCAGACATGCTCTTGGTGCTTCTCCATTATCAAGTGATGGAGCAGCTCTTATTTGTTCCTGTTGTTACAGAAAGCTGTACTGTCAGTTTCAAGGCTATGAAAGGTCCAGAGTTCCAGAAGAGAAACGACTGTACAAGATTACGAGTGATGCTCCAGTTGAGTTGActagtgttttaaaacttcatttaacAGGAGCTTTTAAACCTGTTTCTATACCTTCTGTCCCAGGTTGCTATTTATGTGGAAAATCTATGCAAGCagataaactaatatttctgaACACTAATCCTCAAAATGGagcaatgtttttttcatttattaaagatTTGCCTAGACCAATTACAGCAAAACCTCTTGACTATGAAGGGAGAATTCTTGTGTGTGTCGAATGTCAAACTTGGATGAAAACCCAGTGGGAAACATTTGAAGCTGTTAGAATGCCAAATgaaaaaagacaatataaaataccttttacaaaaactgtaaaacttgAAAGTTCATTAACATCATGTGGTTCACTTCATGATGCTTCACCACAGGTCTCTGTTCTACAACTTCAGATTTCTCACTAAGATAAGCATGCCTGCAATAGAAATGCAAACTCAACCCAAAATGAAGTGTTGCTAACTACAGTTAATCCTGTATTCACAACTCTCACACTACCACAGTTAACATACCAAGATGCAGGTTTTGGACCAAGTACTAGTTCTTTCATAAATAAGTCAAAATTCAAGTTAGAGGATGCAGCAACACCTGATAAAACTCAACTGAGCAGAAGAATTGCTGATCCTTTAGAAGGTGGTTTTACACTTTGCTGCAGTGTGTTTTGTGTGTGGAGAATATTCTTCAGCAACTCGAACCTATTCATTATGGGCACATCCAAACCAAGAAGAAACAGCTTTCTTCCCGTTTCTGTTCAAACATATGCCTCCTGATGGAAGTGAGCCTCTTAAAGAAGATAGCAGCTGTTTTGTGTGTACTTTTTGTTATCACTCGTTGACAGCTCAGTGGAATGCTTTTGAAACTTCACCTTATCCTGAAGATAGCAACCCCTGGCAACGTCAGTACGATACTTACCATTACGTGTGTTTTATATGTGGAATCACAACTTACAGGAAGTGCACACGCTCCATATCTGTGGAAGATTTCCCTTTTCTCATCGAGCATCCCAGACCAGTTGGTTCTCTAGCAATAAACAGAGGGGAAAGTGTTATCACCTGTCTGACATGCTTTGAGTCTTTAATGTTCCAGTGGAAAGACTTTGAACGCATGAAGGTCCCTGTTGAGCTTTGGAAGTATAATTGGATTGTTCTTCCTCTACCACCCGATGATGATATCTTCCAAGCTAATCAAGAGACAGTAAGTTTTTCTGTATTAGAGATTAGAATATAATGCAGATTTAAGTGTTTTTACCAGATTGAATTTGGTGTAGATGTGGATGACCATAGTTGAATAGtcttttgttaatattagtaagaaTAGGTTAGTGGAATGTTGTTTGGTTCATTGATGATATCCAGCAGTCACTAAAgcaacaaaatcttttttttttagaagcaaGGTTTAACTAGAAAAGGCTGGAATGAAGTAGAAATGTTTCTTCAACAGTGTTTGCCTGCTGATTTGAAGATAATCTTTTTGAACTATTATCATATGTCATCACAGTGCTTAACCTATGCCTGTAAGTTCAAAATATTGCCTATAACTTAACAGGCAAATATAGCTCATAAAAGTGATAAATCTAGCTAActgaaatatcaaattttatgttgataattaAGTTCCAATCAGAGAAAGTTACTGACTTTGAGCTAAACAAAAAGTTATTCTGGTAAGGATATAGCTTAAATGCTTAAAACAACCAAAACTAATTGCACATACCTGCTATTAAGCAAACCATTTCCAAATTTATTACTCTAACATAAAAAAAGTCATTTTTGCAGCATGATCTGCTGCTAGGCTTTCATAGCTTGAACCTATTACTATGTAAATTAAAGCTTATACCCACAGTCGTTTCATTCCATCTTTAAACAGATTACCATAACATCATTAAacctataataattttaattacataaatcaTGCTCTACATATATCTAATCCTCCTATGTCCTTGTGGAAACAAGTCCACAATTtagagtctttttttttttgataggTTTTTCCTCCCTTTTCTTAGAAGACCaaagttttaagtgaagtgtcaACAGAGCTTTAACCCTTTTGCTGTTAAATTTATAACTActgctcattttgtttgttttatgtcacTTCACAAGGACTTCTTGTATTACTCGGTGCCTAGGACACCAAATTTTACCATGatggctttttttattttttatattgtgtatTCTGCTGCTGAAAATTAGATTTGTAGGAAGATGTGCAAATTCTTGGAAATTCAGAACTGCAGGTATTTGGCATGCACCAGTCAATGTAAAATGTGTATCAGATCAAAACTATATACATTTAATTCACAAATCATTAGTAATTCTCatggaaacaaacatttaagttaatgcaaaacaattattacttttaactACAGTTTGATTTTAAACTCTAGGAAGGATATACAAGTTGATaagaaatacaaaagttttaaattgttaaatatgCACATTAATTGCCACTTTAGTTACATGGTAGAAATAAGGTAAACTTCTTTTATTAGTTTCTTAGGTTCATATGAAAAACTTGGATGCAAAATATGGTATAATTTATTCCCAACAACATATATCTGCCAACAGAATTATAATAATTGTACTTGCTGTTAAAATTACATTCTAGTTTTTTGTGGAATGCAGAATGAATGTGTAGATTTTTATTTTGGTCCTTGGgcaaggtgttttgttttttcttcaaattataaACTCCTTCATTAAGGCATATCTCTAGAAATCATATCTGGCATTAGCACACAGGTAAGAAACTTATCTTTGGAAGAATAAAGCTAAATATTTTAGGGTGATTAAATTGTTTGTGTATATGTACAGTACTCTACaatttgtaaattatgtttacatGCATACTACAATATAAGATAATATAAGAGTATGAATACATGGgcattgttattattactgattaaaaTTTTTACAAGGAtagtatcttttatttttattgtaattatccaGAACAAGTATCATTTATATATTGGAAACACCAAAAAGCAGTACATAATTGTGGTAATTTTCAAGAACTAACTTTTTTCCTCTTGTAATTATCAAAAAACCAGTACCTTTCTTTCTGTTTGAGATATCAAAAACTAGTGCATAACCTTCTGTTGGAACTGTCAAGATCCTTTCTTTCTTTTGGAGTTATTTGAAAGTGGTGAAATGCATTTTCTCACGAGTAAGCCAGATTAGAAACCCTCAGATCATATTAAAACTCTGATGTTCTATCTACAGAGCTATACGTACAGGAGTTTTTTAGCCCAAGCCGACAACTCTATACCTTACTTATTATACCATATTTAAATACTAATGTAAAGCTACTTTGTGTTCAATAATCATGATAAATTAATCACCACTCTACTTCCCTTTTCATGATATATCAAAAAAGGAAGATATCTTCATGTTTGGAGGTGACATTTGCAACATTTTAAATTACCAAGTATTTTTGTGTACAGATGTATAGATTTTAAATGCTCTAAGTAAGACTGCATGCTTGTGGGGATTGATTTGGTTGAGGGTGGTTATATTTCAAACACTAACCATCTTTATGgacacaacctttttcttttttttcctgtgtaaattaatttatttctattaatgttAAGCTGTACAGAAAAGTTTACAGTGGCATCCTGGTGACTATATAGTTGTTGCAATATATTATGTGgagatgttttatttctttaacattccttctttaatacaaattataactcaACACTTTTAATAAGCAGTCTTTGAAAAGTGCAGTTGGCTAGTGGAATGTCTCTTCTGCTGGTGGATTTCTCTAGCACTAGCTCAGCTAACCACTTCctggaaaagttaaaataaacccctgcttacaagttaaaatttaaagaaaacaggAAAGAGTATAGTCAAgacagatgttttttgtttttgttaaaagacAATTGGTTTATGGAATGAGTTGCTATGAGTAGTAGTATTTGTTAGCactttacatataaatacatataatttaagaGCAACATATGACTTGTTTGGTCATCTAGGCCATCAGATCCACTAAACCAGTTGTTCCCAAACTTTTCAGCTTGTTACCCAACTTAACATGCCACATTAAGCATGTTGCCCCTTtgacaaaatgttttcaacattgatatatatggctaaattaaactagagatatattgcactttatttatttacaatttatttatataatttatttacactgaattacacttttaattgctcgcattgt
Protein-coding regions in this window:
- the LOC143222660 gene encoding uncharacterized protein LOC143222660, which codes for MELSRVFILNQDNKELNTIPLLKEPIQLDLMVLCLLVCCVILFWLKRFDNEPFAGLEQDKHVEQEFPTFWHSQLENVIDEIKLMLSQATSNKAMRLPCQGFTTPCGVATHQLGTPDIEYAVNIFDLSSKTPPTNSLKLDLAEQLPSIMSNVTDSVTAIK
- the LOC143222659 gene encoding uncharacterized protein LOC143222659 isoform X1, whose protein sequence is MPPDGSEPLKEDSSCFVCTFCYHSLTAQWNAFETSPYPEDSNPWQRQYDTYHYVCFICGITTYRKCTRSISVEDFPFLIEHPRPVGSLAINRGESVITCLTCFESLMFQWKDFERMKVPVELWKYNWIVLPLPPDDDIFQANQETKQGLTRKGWNEVEMFLQQCLPADLKIIFLNYYHMSSQCLTYAWKSPS
- the LOC143222659 gene encoding uncharacterized protein LOC143222659 isoform X2 gives rise to the protein MPPDGSEPLKEDSSCFVCTFCYHSLTAQWNAFETSPYPEDSNPWQRQYDTYHYVCFICGITTYRKCTRSISVEDFPFLIEHPRPVGSLAINRGESVITCLTCFESLMFQWKDFERMKVPVELWKYNWIVLPLPPDDDIFQANQETGNHHHEWPHQVQKRDK